A stretch of Vicinamibacterales bacterium DNA encodes these proteins:
- a CDS encoding P1 family peptidase has translation MARRLWRALPLCVLAVWQPMPAAIAQSATSFVIVNANVIDGTGAPSRRAAVRVVDGRIAEVGDVQPAGRDRVIDARGLVLAPGFIDTHNHSTDGLLTEPLAASQVSQGITTLVVGQDGSSPWPIGDYLGRLRREPASVNVLTAVGHATVRQRVMGDDFKRVARPEELARMEALVEQGMREGAVALSSGLEYEVGSYAATAEVVALARVAGRLGGFYISHIRDEADKAFDSMREVVTIAEEAKVAVQNTHIKLGTVGVWGQAGEALRLFEAARARGLDVTADAYPYNAWSSTITVLIPSKRYDDPADVAKGLADVGGAANVLITRHAPHPEYEFKTLAAVAKDQGLTPVALFIQIVKDGGASVVCTSMMDDDIRAFYRWPWTMVSSDGGIGFRHPRGAGSFPRVLGRFVRERQWLTLEDAIRKMTSLPASRLKLSDRGVVKPGAWADLVLFDPATVIDNSTFTEPFKLATGIRNVWVNGTLVWDEPRTTGARPGQVITLAGRQDPAGRPRAREVGVPFDGTAGPLNAITDVAGVEVGVATIITGEGALARGKGPVRTGVTAVLPRGRSGDNVFAGWHTLNGNGEMTGTTWITEGGFLEGPILITNTHSVGVARDTAVEWMARYSDIVPLPVAAETYDGTLNDILGFHVKREHVLAALDGARSGAVPEGNVGGGTGMIAFGFKGGTGSASRVVTAGGAAYTVGALVQANFGRRPQLLVAGVPVGQEIPDLMPETGRPRAAQGEAPESGSIIVVIATSAPLLPHQLRRLAQRAGLGVARVGGSGGNGSGDIFLAFSTANPGTYDKPATAAVTMLSNDAIDPLFQGAIQATEEAIINAVVAAETMTGRDGNRVHALPHDRLRTALRKYNRLAP, from the coding sequence ATGGCGCGCCGCCTGTGGCGCGCCCTTCCTTTGTGCGTGCTCGCCGTGTGGCAGCCGATGCCGGCCGCGATCGCGCAGTCGGCCACGTCCTTCGTGATCGTGAACGCCAACGTCATTGACGGCACCGGCGCACCCTCACGACGGGCCGCGGTCCGCGTCGTCGATGGCCGCATTGCGGAAGTCGGCGACGTCCAGCCCGCCGGCCGCGACCGCGTCATTGACGCGCGCGGGCTGGTGCTCGCGCCCGGGTTCATCGACACCCACAACCACTCGACCGACGGACTGTTGACCGAGCCGCTGGCGGCGAGCCAGGTCTCGCAGGGCATTACCACCCTCGTCGTCGGGCAGGACGGCAGTTCGCCCTGGCCGATTGGCGACTACCTGGGCCGGCTGCGACGCGAGCCGGCGTCGGTCAACGTGCTCACGGCCGTGGGCCACGCCACCGTGCGACAACGCGTCATGGGTGATGACTTCAAGCGCGTCGCGCGCCCGGAGGAACTGGCGCGGATGGAGGCGCTCGTCGAGCAGGGCATGCGCGAGGGGGCCGTCGCCCTCTCCTCCGGCCTCGAGTACGAGGTCGGCAGCTACGCCGCCACCGCCGAAGTGGTGGCCCTCGCGCGGGTGGCGGGACGGCTCGGCGGCTTCTACATTTCGCACATCCGTGACGAGGCCGACAAGGCCTTCGACTCGATGCGGGAAGTGGTGACCATTGCCGAAGAGGCGAAGGTGGCCGTGCAGAACACGCACATCAAGCTCGGCACCGTGGGCGTGTGGGGGCAGGCCGGGGAGGCGCTGCGTCTGTTCGAGGCCGCGCGGGCCCGGGGCCTCGACGTCACCGCCGACGCCTATCCCTACAACGCCTGGTCGTCGACCATCACCGTGCTCATCCCCAGCAAGCGCTACGACGATCCCGCCGACGTCGCCAAGGGCCTGGCCGATGTCGGTGGCGCGGCCAACGTCCTCATCACGCGGCACGCCCCGCATCCCGAGTACGAGTTCAAGACGCTGGCCGCCGTGGCGAAGGACCAGGGCCTGACGCCGGTCGCGCTCTTCATCCAGATCGTGAAGGATGGCGGCGCCTCCGTCGTCTGCACCTCGATGATGGACGACGACATTCGCGCGTTCTATCGCTGGCCCTGGACCATGGTGTCGAGCGACGGCGGCATCGGCTTCCGTCATCCCCGCGGCGCCGGTTCGTTTCCCCGCGTGCTCGGGCGCTTCGTGCGCGAGCGCCAGTGGCTGACGCTGGAAGACGCCATCAGGAAGATGACCTCGCTCCCCGCGTCGCGCCTCAAGCTGAGCGACCGCGGCGTGGTCAAGCCCGGCGCGTGGGCCGACCTCGTACTGTTCGACCCGGCCACGGTGATCGACAACAGCACGTTCACCGAGCCGTTCAAGCTGGCCACGGGCATCCGCAACGTGTGGGTCAACGGCACGCTGGTGTGGGACGAGCCCCGCACGACGGGCGCCAGGCCCGGACAGGTGATCACGCTCGCGGGACGCCAGGACCCTGCGGGCCGGCCGCGCGCACGCGAGGTCGGCGTGCCGTTCGACGGCACCGCCGGTCCGCTCAACGCCATCACGGATGTCGCCGGGGTCGAGGTGGGCGTGGCGACGATCATCACGGGCGAGGGCGCGCTGGCGCGCGGGAAGGGGCCGGTCCGCACCGGTGTCACCGCGGTGTTGCCGCGCGGCCGATCCGGCGACAACGTGTTTGCCGGCTGGCACACGCTCAACGGTAACGGCGAGATGACCGGCACCACCTGGATCACCGAGGGCGGGTTTCTCGAAGGGCCGATCCTCATCACCAACACGCACAGCGTCGGCGTGGCGCGTGACACCGCGGTGGAGTGGATGGCGCGCTATTCGGACATCGTGCCGCTGCCGGTCGCGGCCGAGACCTACGACGGCACGCTCAACGACATCCTCGGTTTTCACGTGAAGCGCGAGCACGTGCTGGCCGCGCTCGATGGCGCCAGGTCCGGCGCGGTGCCCGAAGGCAACGTCGGCGGCGGCACCGGCATGATCGCGTTCGGCTTCAAGGGCGGCACCGGCAGCGCCTCGCGCGTGGTCACCGCCGGCGGCGCCGCCTACACCGTGGGCGCGCTGGTGCAGGCCAACTTCGGCCGGCGCCCGCAGTTGCTCGTCGCCGGCGTGCCGGTCGGGCAAGAGATTCCGGACCTGATGCCCGAGACCGGTCGCCCGCGCGCGGCCCAGGGCGAGGCTCCCGAGTCGGGCTCGATCATCGTCGTCATTGCCACCAGCGCGCCGCTGCTTCCGCACCAGCTACGGAGGCTGGCGCAGCGCGCGGGGCTGGGCGTCGCGCGCGTCGGCGGCAGCGGCGGGAACGGCTCAGGCGACATCTTCCTGGCGTTCTCAACGGCCAATCCCGGCACCTACGACAAACCGGCCACCGCGGCTGTGACGATGCTGTCGAACGACGCCATCGACCCGCTGTTCCAGGGAGCGATTCAGGCCACCGAGGAAGCAATCATCAATGCGGTCGTGGCGGCCGAGACGATGACGGGTCGCGACGGCAACCGCGTGCACGCCTTGCCGCACGACCGGTTACGTACTGCCCTACGGAAATACAACCGGCTCGCGCCGTAG